In Thermodesulfobacteriota bacterium, the genomic window CCTAGCAGGTGGCCATGCGCCCGGCCAGCGCCGGCAACTCGACCGGCGCACCGAGGTGGGCCGCCTCCTCGCGGCCTTCGAACGCATCAAGGCGCGCACGCGGGCCCGCGTCGAACATCCCTTCCGGGTCATCAAGCAGCCGTTCGGCTATCGGAAGGTCCG contains:
- a CDS encoding transposase, whose amino-acid sequence is LAGGHAPGQRRQLDRRTEVGRLLAAFERIKARTRARVEHPFRVIKQPFGYRKVRYRGLAKNTAQIITLFAPSNLWMARRRLLATG